The DNA segment TCTCAGATTATATTGAACAAACTCATCTTCAGTAAGCCGAAACTTAGCGGTAATGAAGTAAGCTTCATTTTTATCTGCATCAATCCACTGAATTTTTTGTTTTAGACCATCGATTATTTGGTTTTTAAAAAACATCGGAAATCGAGCAGATTCGTCAAAGGAAATATGTTTCGGAACCAAGAGTCTGAACTGTAATCCTGACGTAATTTCGATTAAATCAATGTCTTCTAGTCGACGTAAATATAGGTATAGAGACGGTTCGTCTAATCCAAATTTTTCTATTAGTTCATGTGACGATGCGCTTTCATACACTATTTCCACAAATATGGTGTACAACTCCGGTCGTTCACAAAATACTTTGTCTTGCTGTGAATTGAAACTTGGAACACTCGCTATGGCCTTTTCAGCTTCTGAGATAATGGATGACAGTGGCTCTTGAACAAGCAATGACATCTCAGAAATTCGGCCAATAGACATTGGTTGCTGTTGATTGAGTAACCTTTTAACACTCACTTCTGATATACCCATATGTTCTGCAACATCTCGATATGATAACCCTACCTTTTTTAGACGCTTTTTGAGCAGCGAACAAATGGTTTCATTTAGATTATTCATAACACTCCAAGTACCTTTAGATGGTCACCAAAGTATCATATTTTGATCTATTAATCATACAACTTGTATGGTTATGGTCTTTATAAGACTCTTATAAAAAATATGGCGGAAGATTTTATGAATAATTATCACGACTACATTCCTGTGCTTCACAGGAGAACATATCAGGAACAAAACAGATTAGAGATAAACAGAAGTTTGCAAAGTAATAGAATTATAATACCCAAAAAAGTTATTTATTGGCTCTTAATTTATGCCTTATTTCTCGGCGTTACACTGCTATAGGTATAATAAATATACTCATAGAGTACGTTAATTTTTGTATAATGCCTTAAGCATGGTGTTCCAGAGCATTCAAATTAGCAACCTGAAATAAAGGAAATACCGGCATCGGCAAGTCATGTAGCGTCTGACTAAAGCCGACCAGTGTAATGCTCCATCTTTATAGGTCATAGAATTGATATGTTTACATTGCTTCCTTTTCTTTTGTACCAACCAAGCAATGTATTCCTTGTTGAATAAAATACTCGGCAATATTATCCACTCGATGTTGAAACTCGACCCTGTCAAAATTGAGGTCTCTCATTTTGTAGGGTAGCCCTAACGATTCATATTTCTCTTCACCGAGGCGCATAAAACTCAGAAGCTGCAACGTTTTAACCTTTCCAAGCATCTCATCTACAATAAAGTTCGCCGTCGCATTTATGTTATCAACGTCATCATTAACCGTCGGGATGACTGGAATTCTCAATATAACTTCTTTATCAGTTTTAGACAGCTGTTTCAGGTTGTTTAATATCTTTTGGTTATCAACGCCGGTGTGTTTTTTATGTCGGTTTCTATCCATAAGTTTTATGTCTGAAATAAAGAGGTCGGTATAGGGAAGTAGTTTTTCAATTTGATTCCAGTTGGAATAGAGGCTTGACTCTATACAGGTGTGGATACCCTCTTGTTTACATGCCTTAAATAGCGCTAAAACAAAATCACTTTGGAGCAAAGGTTCACCACCGGAAACAGTTACGCCTCCTCCTGAACGCTCATAAAATCCTTTGTCTTTTAAGATGACTTTCATGCACTCATCGACCGACATGGATTTACCCCACTGCTTGATTGCTTCAGACGGACACTCATCAGAACAACCAAGACAGCTAGTGCATTTATTGCGGTCTATTACTTCAAGCTTCGAGCCCGAAAAAATCAACATCTTAGGGTCGTGACAAACCTCTTTACATGAACCACATTTTTGACTGGAGATACATTTATTCTGATAAACGCCAACCTCAATATGCCGATTAAAACTTTCCGGGTTACCACACCAATCACATCTTAGTGGACACCCTTTTAAAAAAAACTCAGTACGAATGCCTGGACCATCATGTAAAGTAAAACGCTGCACGTTAAGTACAGTTCCTAGGTTTGACACTTTCAACCTCAATATATTATTTAAAAGTGGACGAATTCTCGTCCACTTTATTGATCAAAACCTAAGCTCAGTTCGATGAATTAGGTCATCTTGCAATGGTTTGCCAAGCTCAACAAAATAGGCACTGTATCCTGCTACACGCACAAGCATGTCCGCATACATTTCAGGATTTTTTTGTGCCGCTCTCATTTTTTCTGAGCTCATAATGTTGAATTGAACATGCATACCTTGTTTGGCGATATATTCATCAATAAAACTGACCAAGATATCTCGACCTTCCACACCAGAAACTGCATCTTCAGGGAATCGAAGATTTAACAGAGTACCGTTGGTCGCGAGGCTATGGTCAACTTTTGTCACAGAGTTAACAATGGCTGTTGGCCCATAAATATCGTGAGAACCACCCGCAGTATGAACCGGCCCCATGTTGTCAGAAATAGGTTCTTCATTTTTACGTCCATCTAACGTGGCGTTGGTATACAACCCCATGCCAACGTTTGCATTCACTGTATAGACGCCCGGACTAAACTGACCACCACGCGGATTTTTACGGCCTTTAATATGACGGCAATAGCATTCAAACATAAATGAAAATAGGTCATCGGCCTCGTCTATATCGTTGCCGTAATGAGGAATCTTAGAACTATTAACGAGTGCATAAAGCTTTTCATATCCCTGCCAATTGTTCTTTATGGCCTCTAGTAATTCCTGACCGGTATACTTCTTATCGTCGAAGACCAACTTTTTAATAGTAGAAAGTGAATCGGCACAGGTTGCAATGCCCGCGGCTTGTGGCGCTGTTCCATTGTATTTTGCGCCCCCGTAAGTCATGTCTTTACCCGATTCAATACAGCCTTCAAAAAAAGCTGAAATATAAGGTGTAGGCTTGACCATTCGATGGATCTTATCGGTCACGTTTAAACAACTACATAATTGGTCACACCAATAAGCAAATTGCTTATCAACGCTTTCCAATACCTCTTCAAACGAGTTATACGTTTCTAGACTACCTGTATCGGGACCGAGTTGTTTTCCCGCGTCAGGTCCAGATAAGATGCGACCACCATTGATCACCATCTCCATCATTTTGGCTGTGTTCACATAACCTGCATCAAGCCAACCATGCTCTTTGCCAGGGATCGCTGGTTCTACACAACCTACAACTGCGTAATCCCTCGCTTCTGTTAATGTGACACCTTTCGCTAGCATAGCTTTCGTTGCAGGGCCGTCATTAAATAGTTTCGGGTGCCCGTAACCTGCTCTAATACACTCAATCGTTTTTATCTTTAACTCATAGGGTGTATTTTCATGTAAACGCAAACAGACCCAAGGATTCATCATTCGAGTATGTACAGAAGCTTCTAATATAAGCATTGTTAGGTCATTGGTAGCGTCATGACCATTTGTGTCAACCCCACCAATAGTTAAACTTTCCCCACCAAAACCACGGCCATTTCGTACTTTTACGGTACCTTTGTCTTTCAGTTTGGTTGGATTATTTATTTTTACATAAAGCACTTCAATCAACTCTAGAATAAACGTTTTCGAGACTGGACGTTCTTTTATGTCATTCTCATAGAATGGATATAACCACTGATCCATACGCCCATATGAAATTGAATGGCCGTTACCTTCGATCTGAGTCAACGTGACTGCAAAATTGAATAACTGAACAGCTTGCCAGAAGCTCTGAGGTACACCGCCTGCAATTTGATAACAGTTTGCCGACATATCTTTCAGTTCTTGCTTTCTATTTATATCGACCTCATCGGTAGCCAATTCGTCGGCGAGTTTGGCATAACGTGTGATATATGTTATGGCTGCTTGCAAGGTGATGATAGTGGCCTTGTAATAGTCTCTTTTGTCACTGAAATCTGGGTCTTGCTTAGATAGCTTGGCAAACGACGTTTTTGCTTGTTCTAAAACACCATCGTAACCAAGTGTCATTAGTTTATTAAAATCCATGGCGAAATGGCCAATTCCAGCAAAATGATAGTTGTTTGTCTGGAATACCTTTTCACCCATATGAGACCCTTTCTTTTGGTCGTCATCAAGATGGGCTGTAATTATCTCATTCGCACTTTTTCCTTTCCAATATTCGCAAAGCGCTAGAATTTCTGCCCTGTCTTCATCATCACGGATATAAAACTGGTCGTTTGTCCGTTCTTCAAATGGAGAGTTCAATATTTCATCAATAATCCAATCGACAGAAAACTCAGGATAAATGGGGGAAGCTTTGGCTGGAGCAGCAATTTCACCTACGATTAGTTCGTCATCGTATACATGTATTGTTGTGTTAAGAAGAATATTTTCAAAGGCGTATGCACATTGAAGAATACGCGGTACCGCTTCATGAGTTTTATACGCTTGCGTGACGAGGCGCAATCGTTCTACATCAATCTCATAAGGCCTATCAAGGAAAGTCTGTCGTAATTTATTTACCCTTGGGTACGGTGACCAATCTTCATGACCAACCTCATAGCCCAACCCATAAACCTTATCAAAGTCTTCTGTTCCTCGCGCCAAAGTATGAGCAATTGCATTCATTTTATGCAAACTCTCCTTATCCACCTGGAAGTTGTCCATTGTTTACCTCTTAAATGTATAAAACTGAATTAATTGTCAAATCGATGGAGTTCTCTCGTAATGAACTGGACATTACTTCCCCAGAATGAATAGGTTCATTATACGACACGCTTCATCTCCATCCGAGAGAAATGTCACAAATCGAAACTAAATAGACAAAAAACGACATTATGTGACAGAGGTAATGGTTATTATATTTGTTCAGTCTATAGTGTCCGTGCATTTCCTGTCGGTTCGTTTGACACGGAAGAGCGTTTGCAGAGAAAACCATTCATCGTATTTCAGTGATATCACATTCACTAGATTCAACCATAAGGCGAACTATCGCTTTTTTTTAGGAAGGAACATGGACACCACCATCATATTAGTTTCGATGATCATTGCATTGGCCGGATTTACCCAAGGATTGACCGGGTTTGGCTCTGCATTAGTATCGGTACCGCTACTTTCACTTATCGTAGGTGCCCAAACCGCCGTACCCATTGCTGGCATATTTGGTTGGCTAGTGACATTTCCTATCGTGTGGAAAATGCGTCACTCGATCCAGCACAAGACAGGGTTGATCCTTTTCGTTGGCTCGATTCCAGCCTCATTCGTAGGTGCTAAACTACTGGCTAGTTTGCCGTCGCAATACATTCTACTCACCATGGGTGCAGTGTTGATCGCTTCAAGCTTGCATTCAATGCGCTCAACTAAACCCCTATTCAAGAAAACCTCAATACCCATTACTCTCGGAGCAGGTTTTACCTCAGGAATGCTGGGTGCAAGTGTCGGTGAATCGGGGCCACCGGTGATTGCCTACACCTCAATGCAGCCTTGGAGCGCTGATCAGATAAAATCCACTTTGGCCTTCTTTTTCATGCTACAAATGATTGGTGCCAACATCAGTTTTTGGAATGAAGGACTTATTACGGATGAAGTGTTGTCGCATGTGATGTCTGCGATGCCAGCCTTTGCGATTGGTTTGACAGGAGGCATGATTGGGTATCATTTCTTGCAAAAATACAAAATAAACTACCACCATATAGTGCACTGCTTTTTGTTGTTCATGGGTTGTGCTTTAGTGTTTAAAAATGTCCATTTTTGATCAATTTTGTCACAAATGATAACTAGCGAAAAGAAGCTTGAGATGTTTACTGTTGTTTAATGTTCTGGTTTAGGCGAGTCGATGTTGACTCGCCAGTAGAGGCTTAGCTTTTTAAAATTACAGCAAGGCAAGTAACACCAAAACCATTACCACCCTATTGATGAATGACAACTCACGCTTAGTAAAGCGATAAGCCAGTTTTCTTAATGGTGGCAAGAGTAACACCGCTATAGCTGAACATATCAGAGCCATTTTAGGTTCACCTGATGATACCGCGCCAAAGACAGCAATAAAAAAAAGCACACCAAACATCCAGCTAAATACAACGTAAACACGACTTATCCAACGGCGATAATGACTGATGTGTTTCGTATCACTTAACAATGCATCATCAAAATCAAATTGGTCCCATGTTAC comes from the Vibrio sp. DW001 genome and includes:
- a CDS encoding helix-turn-helix transcriptional regulator, whose protein sequence is MNNLNETICSLLKKRLKKVGLSYRDVAEHMGISEVSVKRLLNQQQPMSIGRISEMSLLVQEPLSSIISEAEKAIASVPSFNSQQDKVFCERPELYTIFVEIVYESASSHELIEKFGLDEPSLYLYLRRLEDIDLIEITSGLQFRLLVPKHISFDESARFPMFFKNQIIDGLKQKIQWIDADKNEAYFITAKFRLTEDEFVQYNLRLEDLMQEVLKFSQSRDSTTINTSEYTIVDMGAKGRFHPEHKKPQK
- a CDS encoding glycyl-radical enzyme activating protein produces the protein MSNLGTVLNVQRFTLHDGPGIRTEFFLKGCPLRCDWCGNPESFNRHIEVGVYQNKCISSQKCGSCKEVCHDPKMLIFSGSKLEVIDRNKCTSCLGCSDECPSEAIKQWGKSMSVDECMKVILKDKGFYERSGGGVTVSGGEPLLQSDFVLALFKACKQEGIHTCIESSLYSNWNQIEKLLPYTDLFISDIKLMDRNRHKKHTGVDNQKILNNLKQLSKTDKEVILRIPVIPTVNDDVDNINATANFIVDEMLGKVKTLQLLSFMRLGEEKYESLGLPYKMRDLNFDRVEFQHRVDNIAEYFIQQGIHCLVGTKEKEAM
- a CDS encoding formate C-acetyltransferase/glycerol dehydratase family glycyl radical enzyme: MDNFQVDKESLHKMNAIAHTLARGTEDFDKVYGLGYEVGHEDWSPYPRVNKLRQTFLDRPYEIDVERLRLVTQAYKTHEAVPRILQCAYAFENILLNTTIHVYDDELIVGEIAAPAKASPIYPEFSVDWIIDEILNSPFEERTNDQFYIRDDEDRAEILALCEYWKGKSANEIITAHLDDDQKKGSHMGEKVFQTNNYHFAGIGHFAMDFNKLMTLGYDGVLEQAKTSFAKLSKQDPDFSDKRDYYKATIITLQAAITYITRYAKLADELATDEVDINRKQELKDMSANCYQIAGGVPQSFWQAVQLFNFAVTLTQIEGNGHSISYGRMDQWLYPFYENDIKERPVSKTFILELIEVLYVKINNPTKLKDKGTVKVRNGRGFGGESLTIGGVDTNGHDATNDLTMLILEASVHTRMMNPWVCLRLHENTPYELKIKTIECIRAGYGHPKLFNDGPATKAMLAKGVTLTEARDYAVVGCVEPAIPGKEHGWLDAGYVNTAKMMEMVINGGRILSGPDAGKQLGPDTGSLETYNSFEEVLESVDKQFAYWCDQLCSCLNVTDKIHRMVKPTPYISAFFEGCIESGKDMTYGGAKYNGTAPQAAGIATCADSLSTIKKLVFDDKKYTGQELLEAIKNNWQGYEKLYALVNSSKIPHYGNDIDEADDLFSFMFECYCRHIKGRKNPRGGQFSPGVYTVNANVGMGLYTNATLDGRKNEEPISDNMGPVHTAGGSHDIYGPTAIVNSVTKVDHSLATNGTLLNLRFPEDAVSGVEGRDILVSFIDEYIAKQGMHVQFNIMSSEKMRAAQKNPEMYADMLVRVAGYSAYFVELGKPLQDDLIHRTELRF
- a CDS encoding sulfite exporter TauE/SafE family protein — encoded protein: MDTTIILVSMIIALAGFTQGLTGFGSALVSVPLLSLIVGAQTAVPIAGIFGWLVTFPIVWKMRHSIQHKTGLILFVGSIPASFVGAKLLASLPSQYILLTMGAVLIASSLHSMRSTKPLFKKTSIPITLGAGFTSGMLGASVGESGPPVIAYTSMQPWSADQIKSTLAFFFMLQMIGANISFWNEGLITDEVLSHVMSAMPAFAIGLTGGMIGYHFLQKYKINYHHIVHCFLLFMGCALVFKNVHF